From Rhodanobacteraceae bacterium, a single genomic window includes:
- a CDS encoding phosphoadenylyl-sulfate reductase, with protein sequence MNAVLAELPLDEARFAALDAGARVDLALRALPGAHVLSSSFGAQAAVMLHLVNERAPGIPVVLIDTGYLFPETYQFVDQLSDRLKLNLKVYRAVASPGWQEARYGKLWEQGVAGLERYNQINKVEPMQRALDELNVGTWFAGLRRGQSSTRADTPFLGWRKGRAKVHPIADWSDRDVHAYLRRHRLPYHPLWLRGYVSIGDVHSTVPLGSGMRAEDTRFGGVKRECGLHTEL encoded by the coding sequence ATGAACGCGGTGCTCGCCGAACTGCCGCTGGATGAAGCCCGCTTCGCCGCGCTGGATGCCGGCGCCCGCGTGGACCTGGCGCTGCGCGCGCTGCCCGGCGCGCACGTGCTGTCGTCCAGTTTCGGCGCGCAGGCCGCGGTGATGCTGCACCTGGTCAACGAGCGCGCGCCAGGCATCCCGGTGGTGCTCATCGACACCGGATACCTGTTTCCGGAGACCTACCAGTTCGTCGACCAGCTGAGCGACAGGCTCAAGCTCAACCTCAAGGTCTACCGTGCCGTCGCAAGTCCCGGTTGGCAGGAGGCGCGCTACGGCAAGCTGTGGGAGCAGGGCGTTGCCGGCCTGGAGCGCTACAACCAGATCAACAAGGTGGAGCCGATGCAGCGCGCGCTGGACGAGCTGAACGTCGGCACCTGGTTCGCCGGCCTGCGCCGCGGCCAGTCCAGCACCCGCGCCGACACCCCGTTCCTCGGCTGGCGCAAGGGCCGCGCCAAGGTGCACCCGATCGCCGACTGGAGCGACCGCGACGTGCACGCCTACCTCCGCCGCCATCGCCTGCCCTACCATCCGCTCTGGCTGCGCGGCTATGTGTCGATCGGTGACGTCCACTCCACCGTCCCCCTCGGCAGCGGCATGCGCGCCGAGGACACCCGGTTTGGCGGGGTGAAGCGGGAATGTGGGCTGCACACCGAGCTGTAA
- a CDS encoding beta-lactamase family protein, with protein sequence MRWMFGCWVALLLAAGACPAQAVDYTEVTRRMQAVVTEQALPGASLLVIRHGRVEYQQAFGGYTLERRVPIASASKWLSGAVLARLVERGVMHWDDPIARWLPSAPADKRAITLRQLFSHTSGLPAFEASCLVDAQAALQACVDEILAQPLRYPPGTGFAYGGNSMQVAGRLAEIASGRRWDDLFREEVATPLGMVATDYAFSSTQPGYVETCNPRIAGGARSTLADYGRFVQAVLERGVVDGRVWLSAGMIDQMAEDQTRGAPVISTPLPSARGYGIGQWRERVDAAGRASFLSSPGAFGFYPAVDRSAQYAAVFLTFDQFEDVYFPLQGILGELGRLYAAAPVDPPRLLVAGGYGGGLLAPGSARDAFAEAPGSARMFVRWHGDTALLRDPRAWHAPLTMPARGASLAAEFTPVPALPALVEGTANGARWRALLPPAPRGLVLSFHGSGGSGDLPFSKPEAQVATRLLYQRGFGVVGLDSSDRVARQWNPQFSLSNPDIVNVQALLAQLRAAGAIAADTPVYCEGTSNGGGFCSRASALLGMRGQSLMIADGNEAVLAQASVPTIWTLGRNDPTLAPGYLDRAAASAAGFAARGVPQELNIVEPSPVYPERFARVDGVSVDQSRALTESLRSTGFLDAAGYVIRDPRGDAIDALVPASLRSVQGYLVAELEIAHAAHEYYSDHAHRIVHFFEAQLAPNLTGLWWKPDEPGWGISLAQQDGRLFPVWYTYDAQGRPAWYVGGLLEPQTDGSYSGPLYASRGVRFDAILGEAGLGTSEVGRIAVRARSDGGLDLSTTLGGVVQSRRIERTRFGRLPACRARDGSRADGANRSDIWWNPRQPGWGVQLTEQDATLVLSWYTYAADGAPMWVLGALTRPADGSFAGPLTRPVSGTAFSGIAGPATSFPVPTVGEARIEFLDGERGVFRYTLDGISQSREIERLRWATAGYSDCQ encoded by the coding sequence ATGCGCTGGATGTTTGGCTGCTGGGTGGCATTGCTGCTTGCCGCGGGTGCCTGCCCCGCGCAGGCTGTCGACTACACCGAAGTGACCCGGCGGATGCAGGCAGTGGTGACCGAACAGGCACTCCCGGGCGCCTCGCTGCTGGTGATCCGCCACGGGCGGGTCGAGTACCAGCAGGCCTTTGGCGGCTACACGCTGGAGCGCCGGGTGCCGATCGCGTCGGCCAGCAAATGGCTCTCCGGCGCGGTGCTCGCGCGGCTGGTCGAACGCGGGGTGATGCACTGGGACGATCCGATCGCACGCTGGCTGCCCAGCGCGCCGGCGGACAAGCGGGCGATCACCCTGCGCCAGTTGTTCTCGCACACCAGCGGGCTTCCCGCCTTCGAGGCGAGCTGCCTGGTCGATGCGCAGGCGGCGCTGCAGGCCTGCGTCGACGAGATCCTGGCGCAGCCCCTGCGGTACCCGCCTGGCACCGGCTTCGCCTATGGCGGCAACTCGATGCAAGTCGCCGGACGCCTGGCCGAGATCGCCAGCGGCCGCCGCTGGGACGATCTGTTCCGCGAGGAGGTGGCCACGCCGCTCGGGATGGTCGCCACCGACTACGCCTTTTCCAGCACCCAGCCCGGCTACGTGGAGACCTGCAATCCGCGGATCGCCGGCGGCGCGCGCTCGACGCTCGCCGACTATGGGCGCTTCGTCCAGGCGGTGCTGGAGCGCGGTGTGGTCGATGGCAGGGTGTGGCTGTCGGCCGGAATGATCGACCAGATGGCGGAGGACCAGACCCGCGGCGCGCCGGTGATCAGCACGCCGCTGCCGAGCGCGCGCGGCTACGGCATCGGCCAGTGGCGCGAGCGCGTCGACGCCGCCGGCCGCGCGAGCTTCCTGTCCAGCCCCGGCGCCTTCGGCTTCTATCCGGCGGTCGACCGCAGTGCGCAGTACGCCGCGGTGTTCCTGACCTTCGACCAGTTCGAGGACGTCTATTTCCCGCTGCAGGGCATCCTCGGCGAACTCGGGCGGCTGTACGCGGCGGCCCCGGTCGATCCGCCCAGGCTGCTGGTCGCCGGCGGCTACGGTGGCGGCCTGCTCGCGCCCGGCAGCGCGCGCGATGCCTTCGCCGAGGCGCCCGGCAGTGCGCGCATGTTCGTCCGCTGGCATGGCGACACGGCCCTGCTGCGCGATCCGCGCGCCTGGCACGCGCCGTTGACGATGCCCGCGCGCGGCGCCAGCCTGGCCGCCGAATTCACGCCCGTGCCGGCGCTGCCCGCGCTGGTGGAGGGGACCGCGAACGGCGCCCGCTGGCGCGCGCTGCTGCCGCCAGCGCCGCGCGGCCTGGTGCTGTCCTTCCACGGCAGCGGCGGCAGCGGCGACCTGCCCTTCTCCAAACCGGAGGCGCAGGTGGCGACGCGCCTGCTGTACCAGCGCGGCTTCGGCGTGGTCGGGCTGGACAGCAGCGATCGCGTGGCGCGCCAGTGGAACCCGCAGTTCTCGCTGTCCAATCCAGACATCGTCAATGTCCAGGCGCTCCTCGCGCAGCTGCGCGCGGCTGGCGCGATCGCCGCCGACACCCCGGTGTACTGCGAGGGCACCTCGAACGGCGGCGGCTTCTGCAGCCGCGCGAGCGCGCTGCTCGGGATGCGCGGACAGTCGCTGATGATCGCGGACGGCAACGAGGCGGTGCTGGCGCAGGCCAGCGTGCCGACCATCTGGACGCTCGGCCGCAACGACCCCACGCTGGCGCCGGGCTACCTCGACCGCGCCGCCGCCAGTGCCGCCGGCTTCGCCGCGCGCGGCGTGCCGCAGGAGCTGAACATCGTCGAGCCCTCGCCGGTGTACCCGGAGCGCTTCGCGCGGGTCGACGGCGTGTCCGTCGACCAGTCGCGCGCGCTCACCGAGTCGCTGCGCAGCACGGGGTTCCTGGATGCCGCCGGCTACGTGATCCGCGACCCGCGCGGCGATGCGATCGACGCGCTGGTCCCGGCCAGCCTGCGCAGCGTGCAGGGCTACCTGGTGGCCGAGCTGGAGATCGCGCATGCAGCCCACGAGTACTACAGCGATCACGCCCATCGCATCGTGCACTTCTTCGAGGCGCAGCTGGCGCCGAACCTGACCGGCCTCTGGTGGAAGCCGGACGAACCCGGCTGGGGTATCTCGCTGGCGCAGCAGGACGGGCGCCTGTTCCCGGTCTGGTACACCTACGATGCGCAGGGCCGGCCGGCCTGGTATGTCGGCGGGCTGCTGGAGCCGCAGACCGACGGCAGCTACAGCGGGCCGCTGTATGCCAGCCGCGGCGTGCGCTTCGACGCGATCCTCGGCGAGGCCGGGCTCGGGACTAGCGAGGTCGGGCGCATCGCCGTGCGTGCGCGCAGCGATGGCGGCCTCGACCTGTCGACCACCCTCGGCGGCGTGGTGCAGAGCCGCCGCATCGAACGCACCCGCTTCGGCCGCCTGCCCGCCTGCCGCGCGCGCGACGGCAGCCGCGCGGACGGCGCCAACCGCAGCGACATCTGGTGGAACCCGCGCCAGCCCGGCTGGGGCGTGCAACTCACCGAACAGGACGCCACGCTGGTGCTCAGCTGGTACACCTACGCCGCCGACGGCGCGCCGATGTGGGTGCTCGGCGCCCTGACGCGCCCGGCCGATGGCAGCTTCGCCGGGCCGCTGACCCGCCCGGTCTCCGGCACCGCGTTCTCCGGCATCGCGGGGCCAGCCACCAGCTTCCCGGTGCCCACCGTCGGCGAGGCGCGCATCGAGTTTCTCGACGGCGAGCGCGGCGTGTTCCGCTACACCCTGGACGGCATCTCGCAGAGCCGCGAGATCGAGCGGCTGCGCTGGGCCACGGCCGGCTACAGCGATTGCCAATGA
- a CDS encoding amidase, producing the protein MNLHTLAHRLARGEVTSRQLVEHCLAAIDDPQGEGGRTFLAVHREPARTQADRIDALRQAGADVPPLAGIPISIKDLFDEAGVVTLGGSKVRVGAPPAERDSAVVARLRAAGLVILGRSNLTEFAYSGLGINPHYGTPRNVFDRAAARIPGGSSSGAAISVTDGMAAAAIGTDTGGSVRIPAALNGLCGFKPTARRVPLTGTMPLSLSADSAGPIARTVADCALLDAVLAGEPLRVPAALPLRGLRLAIPTTVVQDDLAPAVASAFAAALTRLSAAGATLVDTRFPEFARVPEVNPRGGISSAEAFWFHRQMIAAQADGYDPRVLARIRPGESISAADYIEMLQRRRGFIAAVEAAAAGFDALLMPVTPDTAPTIAEVSASDEAYFRWNSRMLRNPSLVNLYDGCALALPCHAPGEAPVGLMIAGTAGADQRILGIGLAIEALQRAELGAGPDDAGR; encoded by the coding sequence ATGAATCTGCACACCCTCGCCCACCGTCTCGCCCGCGGCGAAGTCACCAGCCGCCAATTGGTCGAGCACTGTCTTGCAGCGATCGACGATCCGCAGGGCGAAGGTGGGCGGACCTTCCTCGCGGTCCATCGGGAGCCCGCGCGCACGCAGGCCGATCGCATCGACGCGCTGCGACAGGCAGGAGCAGACGTCCCGCCGCTTGCCGGCATCCCGATCTCGATCAAGGACCTGTTCGACGAGGCCGGCGTGGTCACGCTGGGCGGCTCGAAAGTGCGCGTGGGCGCGCCGCCGGCGGAGCGGGACTCCGCGGTGGTCGCGCGGTTGCGCGCGGCGGGGCTGGTGATCCTCGGGCGCAGCAACCTGACCGAGTTTGCCTATTCGGGGCTGGGGATCAACCCGCACTACGGCACGCCGCGGAACGTTTTCGACCGCGCCGCCGCGCGGATTCCCGGTGGCTCCTCCTCGGGTGCGGCGATCTCGGTGACCGACGGCATGGCGGCCGCGGCCATCGGCACCGACACCGGCGGCTCGGTGCGCATCCCGGCGGCGCTGAACGGGTTGTGTGGCTTCAAGCCGACGGCGCGCCGGGTGCCGCTGACCGGGACCATGCCCCTGTCGCTGTCGGCCGACTCGGCGGGCCCGATCGCGCGCACCGTGGCCGATTGCGCGCTGCTCGACGCGGTGCTCGCCGGAGAGCCGTTGAGGGTGCCCGCCGCGCTGCCGCTGCGCGGCCTGCGCCTCGCAATACCGACCACGGTGGTGCAGGACGACCTCGCGCCCGCCGTGGCGTCAGCCTTCGCCGCCGCGTTGACGCGGCTGTCCGCGGCCGGCGCAACGCTGGTCGACACGCGCTTCCCGGAGTTCGCGCGGGTGCCCGAGGTCAACCCGCGCGGCGGGATCAGCAGCGCCGAAGCCTTCTGGTTCCACCGCCAGATGATTGCGGCGCAGGCCGATGGCTACGATCCGCGGGTGCTCGCGCGCATCCGTCCGGGCGAATCGATCAGCGCTGCCGACTACATCGAGATGCTGCAGCGGCGGCGTGGCTTCATCGCCGCGGTGGAAGCCGCGGCCGCCGGTTTCGACGCCCTGCTGATGCCGGTCACGCCCGACACGGCGCCGACCATCGCCGAAGTCAGTGCCAGCGACGAGGCCTACTTCCGCTGGAACTCGCGGATGCTGCGCAACCCCTCGCTGGTCAACCTGTACGATGGCTGCGCGCTGGCGCTGCCCTGTCATGCACCGGGCGAGGCCCCGGTGGGCTTGATGATCGCGGGTACCGCAGGCGCCGATCAGCGGATACTCGGGATCGGGCTTGCGATCGAAGCCCTGCAGCGCGCGGAGCTGGGCGCTGGGCCGGATGACGCGGGTCGCTGA
- the cysI gene encoding assimilatory sulfite reductase (NADPH) hemoprotein subunit translates to MSALSVEQIKSASRNLRGSLVESLADAHTGGLREPDLVLIKFHGSYQQDDRDLREERAEQKLEPKHSFMIRTRTPGGVVTPAQWLAFDRIAQTYANGTLRLTTRQAIQLHGVVKHDLKATMQAINQSLIDTIAACGDVNRNVLVSANPVESAAHAVVYGDAVELSEALLPKTRAYHEIWLDEEPLVGEPEPEPLYGATYLPRKFKTVFVVPPQNDVDLYAHDLGYAAIIEGGEVVGYNVYVGGGLGTTHGDGRTYARAASVLGHVPRGQQIAVAKAVLTTQRDWGNREDRRLSRLKYTIDRVGIDAFRAEVEARSGLKFAPARPLRFSARGDRFGWTRGFDGRWHLNLRIVAGRIADRGDARLLAGLRAIAQLHTGDFRITPNQNLIVAGIDADARPEIERLALEHGLLTALDTSASERDALACVALPTCPLAMAEAERYVAAFSAKVQQLLARHGVPEDPLSIRISGCPNGCSRPYLAEVALVGKAPGRYNLHLGGDRFGVRLNRLYRENIDEAEILATLDRGFARWRLERAGAETFGDYADRVLLAELAA, encoded by the coding sequence ATGAGCGCGCTCTCCGTCGAGCAGATCAAATCCGCCAGCCGCAACCTGCGCGGCAGCCTGGTCGAAAGCCTGGCCGATGCGCATACGGGCGGGCTGCGCGAGCCGGACCTGGTGCTGATCAAATTCCATGGCAGCTACCAGCAGGACGACCGCGATCTGCGCGAGGAGCGCGCGGAGCAGAAGCTGGAGCCGAAGCACAGCTTCATGATCCGCACGCGCACGCCGGGCGGCGTGGTCACGCCGGCGCAGTGGCTGGCCTTCGACCGGATCGCGCAGACCTATGCGAACGGCACGCTGCGCCTGACCACGCGCCAGGCGATCCAGCTGCACGGGGTGGTCAAGCACGATCTGAAAGCCACGATGCAGGCGATCAACCAGTCGCTGATCGACACCATCGCCGCCTGCGGCGACGTCAACCGCAATGTGCTGGTCAGCGCCAACCCGGTCGAGAGCGCGGCGCATGCGGTGGTCTACGGCGATGCGGTGGAGCTGTCCGAGGCACTGCTGCCGAAGACCCGCGCCTACCACGAGATCTGGCTCGACGAGGAACCGCTGGTGGGCGAGCCGGAGCCCGAGCCGCTGTACGGCGCCACTTACCTGCCGCGCAAGTTCAAGACCGTGTTCGTGGTGCCGCCGCAGAACGATGTGGACCTGTACGCGCACGATCTCGGCTACGCGGCCATCATCGAGGGCGGCGAGGTGGTCGGCTACAACGTCTATGTCGGCGGGGGCCTCGGCACCACGCACGGTGACGGACGCACATATGCGCGCGCCGCCAGCGTGCTTGGCCACGTGCCGCGCGGGCAGCAGATCGCCGTGGCCAAGGCGGTGCTGACCACCCAGCGCGACTGGGGCAACCGCGAGGACCGCCGGCTGTCGCGGCTGAAGTACACCATCGACCGGGTCGGCATCGACGCCTTCCGCGCCGAGGTCGAGGCACGCAGCGGGCTCAAGTTCGCGCCCGCGCGCCCGCTGCGCTTCAGCGCGCGCGGCGACCGCTTCGGCTGGACGCGGGGCTTCGATGGTCGCTGGCACCTCAACCTGCGGATCGTCGCCGGGCGCATCGCCGACCGCGGCGATGCGCGCCTGCTCGCCGGCCTGCGCGCGATCGCCCAGCTGCACACCGGCGATTTCCGCATCACGCCGAACCAGAACCTGATCGTCGCCGGGATCGATGCCGACGCGCGCCCGGAGATCGAGCGCCTGGCGCTGGAACACGGGCTGCTCACGGCGCTCGACACCAGCGCCAGCGAGCGCGATGCACTGGCCTGCGTGGCGCTGCCGACCTGCCCGCTGGCGATGGCCGAGGCCGAGCGCTACGTGGCCGCGTTCAGCGCGAAGGTGCAGCAGCTGCTGGCGCGCCACGGCGTGCCGGAGGATCCGCTGTCGATCCGCATCTCCGGCTGCCCGAACGGCTGCTCGCGGCCCTATCTCGCCGAGGTCGCGCTGGTCGGCAAGGCGCCCGGCCGCTACAACCTGCACCTCGGTGGCGACCGCTTCGGCGTGCGCCTGAACCGGCTTTACCGCGAGAACATCGACGAGGCCGAGATCCTGGCCACGCTGGACCGCGGCTTCGCGCGTTGGCGGCTGGAACGCGCCGGCGCCGAGACCTTCGGCGACTATGCCGACCGCGTGCTGCTGGCGGAGCTGGCGGCATGA
- a CDS encoding serine hydrolase has product MQRAHLPALTLFLAAAVCAAAPSQAQTETTVRTGPLVLERTVPSTVAYSDTLDFTVVNQSRPGTAMAAVTAVDLSLGAGNTSTSACEAADFAGFPAGNIALIQRGTCTFLIKLNNAVAAGASGVILFNQGDTSARTGLGNFAVGDAFAASIPVVFATYARGVEWSQTAGLAVRMDLALFRGPSAESFLRYCLSWPAHCAISVEHVQGGWQRHYNADRLQVTASTFKIPVLLAYATAAVANPALPATVVTRDDWARYSVLRDGGALAAAYTRLGSPATVTLDQMVRAMIRESDNATPDWLLQNLGRPAMQAAVDSYIRGLHDVPDSINTIFVTMDGNPEDPNTGARVLAQYPSGYADPAYRNEVRELFETRMQDPVFVQMVRDFTCLALPWATAPAPCTPGWTNTTAMWRQLLGRHFTRSNTRTYLRLMGDILAGSLPPAVEAIARPHLEWRLAEPGFTAFSRYGGKGGSFAPQDLCTWTSYIQDASTGDQVIVATMIRDSLHPCGFGIEPARFAEAITLDATFRARVRDEPALDDLRREGFEGL; this is encoded by the coding sequence ATGCAGCGCGCGCATCTCCCGGCCCTGACCCTGTTTCTCGCTGCTGCCGTGTGCGCCGCGGCGCCCTCGCAGGCGCAGACCGAGACCACCGTCCGCACTGGCCCGCTGGTGCTGGAACGCACCGTGCCCTCGACCGTGGCCTACAGCGACACGCTCGACTTCACCGTGGTCAACCAGTCCCGGCCGGGCACCGCGATGGCGGCGGTCACCGCGGTGGATCTCAGCTTGGGCGCGGGCAATACCTCGACCAGCGCTTGTGAGGCTGCCGACTTCGCCGGATTCCCGGCCGGCAACATCGCGCTGATCCAGCGCGGGACCTGCACCTTCCTGATCAAGCTGAACAATGCGGTGGCCGCCGGCGCCAGCGGCGTGATCCTGTTCAATCAGGGCGACACATCGGCGCGTACCGGGCTGGGAAACTTCGCGGTTGGCGATGCATTCGCTGCGAGCATTCCGGTGGTCTTCGCAACCTATGCCCGCGGTGTCGAATGGTCGCAGACCGCGGGCCTGGCAGTGCGTATGGACCTGGCGCTGTTCCGTGGTCCGTCCGCAGAGTCTTTCCTGCGCTATTGCCTGTCCTGGCCCGCGCACTGCGCGATTTCGGTCGAGCATGTCCAGGGCGGCTGGCAGCGGCACTACAACGCCGACCGGCTGCAGGTCACCGCATCCACCTTCAAGATTCCGGTGCTGCTGGCCTACGCCACCGCCGCGGTCGCGAATCCGGCGTTGCCGGCCACGGTGGTCACCCGCGACGATTGGGCGCGCTACTCGGTGCTGCGCGATGGCGGCGCGCTCGCGGCCGCCTATACCCGGCTCGGGTCCCCGGCAACGGTGACCCTGGACCAGATGGTGCGGGCGATGATCCGCGAGAGCGACAACGCGACGCCGGACTGGTTGCTGCAGAACCTCGGCCGCCCGGCGATGCAGGCAGCGGTCGACAGCTACATCCGCGGCCTGCACGATGTGCCCGACAGCATCAACACGATCTTCGTGACGATGGACGGCAACCCGGAGGATCCGAATACCGGAGCGCGGGTGCTCGCGCAGTACCCGTCGGGATATGCCGATCCGGCCTATCGCAATGAAGTACGCGAGCTTTTCGAGACCCGCATGCAGGATCCGGTCTTCGTCCAGATGGTCCGCGACTTCACCTGCCTGGCCTTGCCGTGGGCAACCGCGCCGGCGCCATGCACGCCGGGCTGGACCAACACCACCGCGATGTGGCGGCAGTTGCTCGGGCGCCATTTCACTCGCTCCAATACGCGCACCTACCTGCGACTGATGGGTGACATCCTCGCCGGCAGCCTGCCTCCGGCGGTGGAGGCGATCGCGCGTCCGCACCTGGAGTGGCGCCTGGCGGAGCCGGGATTCACGGCCTTCTCGCGCTATGGCGGCAAAGGCGGCAGCTTCGCGCCGCAGGACCTGTGCACCTGGACCAGCTATATCCAGGACGCCAGCACCGGCGACCAGGTAATCGTGGCCACGATGATCCGCGACAGCCTGCATCCCTGCGGCTTCGGCATCGAGCCGGCGAGGTTCGCCGAGGCGATCACCCTCGATGCGACCTTCCGCGCCCGCGTTCGCGACGAGCCGGCGCTGGATGATCTTCGCCGCGAGGGCTTCGAGGGCCTTTGA
- a CDS encoding 4Fe-4S binding protein, with protein MTHVVTDNCVGCRFTDCVLPCPVDCIYALDNQVVIDPEECIDCSACVAECPVEAIYAEADVPERFASATAFNAERALQAKDNGEPPITDNGGQLPGAEARKAELGF; from the coding sequence ATGACTCACGTCGTGACCGACAATTGCGTCGGCTGCAGGTTCACGGATTGTGTACTGCCGTGCCCGGTTGACTGTATTTATGCCTTGGACAACCAGGTCGTCATCGATCCGGAAGAATGTATTGATTGCTCAGCCTGCGTCGCGGAATGCCCGGTCGAGGCAATCTATGCCGAAGCTGATGTGCCGGAGAGATTTGCATCCGCCACAGCATTCAATGCCGAGCGTGCATTGCAGGCGAAAGACAATGGCGAGCCCCCGATTACCGACAACGGCGGCCAGCTGCCAGGCGCCGAAGCCAGGAAAGCGGAGCTTGGGTTTTAG
- a CDS encoding glutathione S-transferase N-terminal domain-containing protein, protein MPQPPAATLLRSLLASSARLWRGTQILRAAPAPKQLLIVYDRENDPRCRLLRELLTELRLDVLIRPCPIDGQRFARKLPAGAELPYLIDRDHGVQADGLNACLDHVLRQYAGLQRGARLLGSWPMRMSSRLASALRGSAGLHAQPARAPRKPLELYGFESSPYTRLVRERLCELELAWVLRSFGKEQIADWGPPQLRLSLKPWKPRPGGLRERMLAETGKAQVPYLIDPNAGVELFESVRILEHLDRAYAR, encoded by the coding sequence ATGCCGCAACCGCCTGCCGCCACCCTGCTGCGTTCCCTGCTGGCCTCCAGCGCACGCCTCTGGCGCGGCACCCAGATCCTGCGCGCAGCACCGGCGCCGAAGCAGTTGCTGATCGTCTACGACCGCGAGAACGACCCGCGCTGCCGGCTGCTGCGCGAGTTGCTGACCGAGCTGCGACTGGACGTGTTGATCCGGCCCTGCCCGATCGACGGCCAGCGCTTCGCGCGCAAGCTGCCAGCGGGCGCCGAGCTGCCGTACCTCATCGACCGCGACCACGGCGTCCAGGCAGACGGCCTCAACGCCTGTCTCGACCACGTGCTGCGCCAGTACGCCGGCCTCCAGCGCGGCGCGCGCCTGCTCGGCAGTTGGCCGATGCGCATGAGTTCGCGCCTGGCGAGCGCGCTGCGCGGCAGCGCGGGCCTGCACGCACAACCGGCGCGCGCGCCGCGCAAGCCGCTCGAACTGTATGGCTTCGAGTCCAGCCCGTACACCCGCCTGGTACGCGAGCGCCTGTGCGAGCTGGAGCTGGCCTGGGTGCTGCGCAGCTTCGGCAAGGAGCAGATCGCCGACTGGGGCCCGCCCCAGCTGCGGCTCAGCCTGAAGCCCTGGAAACCGCGCCCCGGCGGCCTGCGCGAGCGCATGCTGGCGGAGACCGGCAAGGCCCAGGTGCCGTATCTGATCGATCCGAACGCTGGCGTCGAACTGTTCGAGAGCGTGCGCATCCTGGAGCACCTCGACCGCGCATATGCGCGCTGA
- a CDS encoding c-type cytochrome translates to MACRTVVAGLVFLTCLVAWPAVAEDPEESIRATVRNFYAAYSGRDHARLRTLVTDDYRLLESGELLDIEGDIAGMPAEALHPTRTDSFDFRQVQVDGGSAHAVYFLASELYDDQRGARSRRWLESVVLRQVDGHWRVALLHSTPIPPAAASIAAAVETPSATDWPMWAYGITTLPQPGDTAVPQRAPGPWVNPDLPIEEQTRLRQVKGSTQWYSLAQLYDQQHAPDWFPEQHGPVPAAISRGPASLGDQTRACGGCHRINGGGRPENAPVYGLPVTYFLRQMDDFRAGRRHSADPRKPNLPTMIAMARALSEDEARAVAEFWSRQDGGPPIQVIETDRVPPTRLRSNNLYVRTALEPLEPLGERILEVPEHLDGELFLDDPRAGHIAYVPPGSLARGRALAETGRDADGATPVTLPCTSCHGADLLGAGEAPPIAGRSPSYAVRQLHGFKTGARDGSMALLMQPVVARLDAGQMLAISAYLASLPRGPRQDPD, encoded by the coding sequence ATGGCGTGTCGCACCGTGGTCGCAGGCCTGGTCTTCCTCACCTGCCTTGTGGCATGGCCAGCGGTCGCCGAGGATCCTGAAGAGAGCATCCGCGCCACGGTGCGCAATTTCTACGCGGCCTACAGCGGGCGCGACCACGCGCGCCTGCGCACCCTGGTCACAGACGACTACCGCCTGCTCGAGAGCGGCGAACTGCTCGACATCGAGGGCGACATCGCCGGCATGCCGGCCGAGGCACTGCACCCGACGCGCACGGACAGTTTCGATTTCCGCCAGGTGCAGGTGGACGGCGGCAGCGCGCATGCCGTGTATTTCCTGGCGTCGGAGCTGTACGACGACCAGCGCGGCGCGCGCAGCCGGCGCTGGCTGGAGAGCGTGGTGCTGCGCCAGGTCGATGGCCACTGGCGGGTCGCCCTGCTGCACTCGACGCCGATTCCGCCTGCTGCGGCCAGCATCGCTGCGGCGGTCGAAACGCCGTCAGCGACGGACTGGCCGATGTGGGCCTACGGCATCACGACGCTGCCGCAGCCGGGCGACACCGCGGTGCCGCAGCGCGCGCCCGGGCCCTGGGTCAACCCTGACTTGCCGATCGAGGAGCAGACCCGGCTGCGCCAGGTGAAAGGCAGCACGCAGTGGTACTCGCTGGCCCAGTTGTATGACCAGCAGCACGCGCCCGACTGGTTCCCGGAGCAGCACGGACCGGTGCCCGCCGCGATCTCGCGCGGGCCGGCGAGCCTGGGCGACCAGACCCGCGCCTGCGGCGGCTGCCACCGGATCAACGGCGGCGGGCGTCCCGAGAACGCGCCGGTCTACGGCCTGCCGGTGACCTATTTCCTGCGGCAGATGGACGACTTCCGCGCCGGCCGGCGCCACTCCGCCGACCCGCGCAAGCCGAACCTGCCGACCATGATCGCGATGGCCAGGGCGCTCAGCGAGGACGAGGCGCGGGCGGTCGCCGAGTTCTGGTCGCGCCAGGACGGCGGCCCGCCGATCCAGGTCATCGAGACCGATCGCGTGCCGCCGACCCGGTTGCGCAGCAACAACCTGTACGTGCGCACCGCGCTGGAACCGCTTGAGCCGCTGGGCGAGCGCATCCTCGAGGTGCCCGAGCACCTCGACGGCGAACTGTTCCTCGACGATCCGCGTGCCGGTCACATCGCCTACGTGCCGCCCGGCAGCCTCGCGCGCGGCCGCGCGCTGGCCGAGACCGGCCGCGATGCCGACGGCGCAACCCCGGTGACGCTGCCGTGCACCAGTTGCCACGGCGCCGACCTGCTCGGCGCCGGCGAGGCGCCGCCGATCGCGGGGCGGTCGCCGAGCTACGCCGTCCGCCAGTTGCACGGCTTCAAGACCGGCGCCCGTGACGGCAGCATGGCCTTGCTGATGCAGCCGGTGGTCGCCCGGCTCGATGCCGGCCAGATGCTGGCGATCTCCGCCTACCTGGCCTCGCTCCCGCGCGGGCCGCGCCAGGATCCGGACTGA